One Drechmeria coniospora strain ARSEF 6962 chromosome 01, whole genome shotgun sequence genomic region harbors:
- a CDS encoding putative ribosomal protein YmL8 translates to MAGGAVKYRHLSRNSSARQALLRGLVTQLVQYEHIQTTYAKAKEAQRMADKLITLAKRNNEPCRRSAQGILYTPHVLLPKLFGELRNRYLAREGGYTRVVRTEPKNTYDQGESAILEFVDGPKDSRFMMTAKTLARDRLLGRQSTPVTNQNVKKVTQFRGQEDLEAMVQRFMAMQTSLDGAPSEEVNDGEATYMARMESLAAEGMAAEIVPPSAKKTADGPRQRTR, encoded by the exons ATGGCTGGCGGTGCCGTCAAGTACCGCCATCTGAGCCGCAACTCGTCTGCGCGCCAGGCTCTGCTGCGCGGCCTCGTCACCCAGCTGGTCCAGTATGAGCACATCCAGACGACGTACGCGAAAGCCAAGGAGGCCCAGCGCATGGCCGACAAGCTCATCACTCTCGCCAAGAGGAACAATGAACCCTGCAGACGGTCTGCCCAAGGCATTCTCTAC ACGCCGCACGTCCTCCTCCCCAAGCTCTTCGGCGAGCTGCGGAATCGGTACCTTGCCCGTGAGGGAGGCTACACTCGCGTCGTCCGCACCGAACCCAAAAATACGTACGATCAGGGCGAGAGTGCCATCCTCGaattcgtcgacggccccaAGGACTCGCGCTTCATGATGACGGCCAAAACCCTGGCCAGAGACCGCCTCCTCGGTCGCCAGTCCACCCCCGTGACGAACCAGAACGTAAAGAAGGTGACCCAGTTTCGGGGTCAGgaggacctcgaggccatggtccAGCGCTTCATGGCCATGCAGACGAGCCTGGACGGCGCGCCCTCCGAGGAAGTCAACGATGGCGAGGCCACTTACATGGCCCGGATGGAGAGcctggcggccgagggcatgGCGGCCGAAATAGTGCCCCCCTCCGCAAAaaagacggccgacgggccTCGGCAACGGACGAGGTGA